In Methanobrevibacter sp., the genomic stretch TGATTACTCTACAAGTGACAGTGGCGAATACATAGAAATGATGGATATTGTAGGTCACTGCGGTGATGGATATGAATGGATTGTAGAAGAATACGGCAGAAAAATGATTAATGTTCCTATTGCAGTACCTGATTTCCAAATTGAAGAAAAATTTAAAATCAATGAGGGGATTATGGGTGGAAACTTCTGGTATTTATGCTCCACACAGCAGGCAGTACTGGATGCAGGGGATGCAATTATTGATGCAATAATGAATGTTGAAGGAGCTACTGCTCCATTTGATGTTTGTTCAGCTGCTTCAAAACCAGAAACAAACTATCCTGAAATAGGACCAACTACAAATCACATATATTGCCCTTCACTAAAAGAGTCTTTGGGAGAAATTTCTAAAGTTTCTGATGGGGTTAATTACATTCCCGAAATTGTAGTAAATGCAATCAGTGAAAAATCTATGAATGAAGCCATTAAGGCAGGTATTGATGCCGCTTTAGAATTTGACGGCGTAATTGGAATATCTGCAGGTAATTTTGATGGCAAACTTGGAGATAAAAATATAAATTTATTGGATATTTTAAAGTAAGGTTTTAAAATGGAAATTCTAGACAATGATCTTAATGCAGAAGTAATAGGATTCGGAGCATTGAATGTTGATAAACTTTATTCTGTTGGAAATATCGCAGGTAAAGATGAAGAAAGCTTTATAAAAAGTGAAACCGACACTCCTGGAGGGTCAGCGGCAAATACTATTGTTGGTCTTTCAAGGCTGGGTTGCTCTGCATCCATTATCGGCAAGATAGCAGAAGATGATGACGGAGAGTTAATCGAGTATAATCTGGCTATTAACGGTGTTTACTCAAATAATTTAATTTATTCCGAAACAGGGTCAACTGGAAAATGTTTAGGTTTTGTTGATGATGAAGGCGAAAGGTGTCTTTATATTGATCCAGGTGTTAATGATGAGATTCAACTGGGTGAAATAAATCCATTAAACATCATGAGATGTAAAATAATGCATTACACCTCTTTTGTTGGAGATTCGTTCAATACTCAAATTGAACTATTGGATTTGTTAAACGAGCAGACAGTGCTGAGTTTTGATCCTGGAATGTTGTATGTTCAAAAAGGATTTGAAGAATTAAAACCTATACTTGATAGAACTAATATATTGCTCATTAATGAGTCAGAATTAAGATTATTATGTAATAATAATGAAGATTCCTTAAAAGAATTGGCTATAAGATTTCTTGATTTGGGAATAGAAACTGTTGTTGTAAAACAAGGTTCAAAAGGCGTATTTGCAATGAATAATTCAACAGAATGTTTTGTTGAGTCCTACAAATGTGATGTCGTTGATACGACCGGCGCAGGGGATAGTTTCAATAGCGGATTTTTATATTCTTTCTTAAAAGGATATGATTTGGAGAAATCTTGCAAAATCGGAAATTGGGTTGCCAGCAAATCAATAGAAGGATTTGGAATGGATAAATTCCCTTCTCTTAAAGATTTGAAAGATTTCTTTTAAGTGAATTTATGTATGATGATGGATAAATATTTATATAACAAAGATTAATTAGTTGGTATTAAAATGAATGTGTCTTTTATAAAACAGATGAAAGATTTGGAACGTGAG encodes the following:
- a CDS encoding formylmethanofuran--tetrahydromethanopterin N-formyltransferase, with the translated sequence MSYEKVKDTFFEAFRGKYVRALITGPTEKIVRRAAYDSTSTPSAVIGRVEGGVEGFLDESQTPDGRFGAVVQYWLGGEDTEKFAFELSYRLRQDVLVKPFTRIFDYSTSDSGEYIEMMDIVGHCGDGYEWIVEEYGRKMINVPIAVPDFQIEEKFKINEGIMGGNFWYLCSTQQAVLDAGDAIIDAIMNVEGATAPFDVCSAASKPETNYPEIGPTTNHIYCPSLKESLGEISKVSDGVNYIPEIVVNAISEKSMNEAIKAGIDAALEFDGVIGISAGNFDGKLGDKNINLLDILK
- a CDS encoding carbohydrate kinase family protein; its protein translation is MEILDNDLNAEVIGFGALNVDKLYSVGNIAGKDEESFIKSETDTPGGSAANTIVGLSRLGCSASIIGKIAEDDDGELIEYNLAINGVYSNNLIYSETGSTGKCLGFVDDEGERCLYIDPGVNDEIQLGEINPLNIMRCKIMHYTSFVGDSFNTQIELLDLLNEQTVLSFDPGMLYVQKGFEELKPILDRTNILLINESELRLLCNNNEDSLKELAIRFLDLGIETVVVKQGSKGVFAMNNSTECFVESYKCDVVDTTGAGDSFNSGFLYSFLKGYDLEKSCKIGNWVASKSIEGFGMDKFPSLKDLKDFF